CGGGGCACTCGCCTCGCACAATCCGCCCGTTGTCACGGTGGAAGCCAACGTGGTTGCACGCTTCCGCGCCGAGGCGACGCAGTCGCTCACGATCGCCGGTGAAGCCCATGTGCCATTGAACTCGGGCGTGCGCACCCGCTTCGTGGTGTTCCGCGACCTGCTCGGCGACGACTCCGTCGCGGTGATCGTCGGCACGCCGGACTTGTCCAAGCCGGTGCCGGTGCGCCTGCATTCGGCTTGCCTCACCGGCGACGTGTTCGGCTCCAGGCGCTGCGACTGCGGCGACCAGCTCAAGCTTGCGCTGGCGCGGCTGCAGGAGGCTGGCGGCGGCGTGATCCTCTATCTGGCCCAGGAGGGCCGTGGGCTCGGTCTCGCCAACAAGATGAGGACCTATAAGCTGCAGGACGCCGGTCTCGACACCGTCGACGCCAACACCACGCTCGGCTTCGACGATGACGAGCGCGACTATGGCGTTGCGGTGCGGATGTTGCAGATGCTGGGCTGCACCCGCATCGTGCTGATGACCAACAACCCTGCCAAGCTCGATGGCCTGTCCAAGGCTGGCATTGAGATTACCGACCGCATGCCGATCGAGACGCCCATCAATTCCGACAACCGCCGCTACCTCGCCGCCAAGGCGGTGCGCGCCGGCCATCAGCTCGGACATGTCATCGCCTCGCTGAACGAAACGTCCGAGAGCGACGAGCCGGTCGGGTCGTAAGCCCGCCGATGGCTGCAGGCAGGCGAGCGCTCGGACATCTGACCTTCCAGGAGGTCCGCTCCTCGCTGCGCGAGACCTCGATCCTGTGCCTGCCGATGGGGTCGATGGAGCAGCACGGCCCGCATCTGCCGCTCAACACCGACAGCGTGCTGGCCGAGGCCCTCACAGGAAAGATTGTCGAGCGCTGGGGCGAGACCCTCGACCTCTGGCAATTGCCGGTGGTCAGCGCCGGCCTTTCGCGCGAGCACGATTGGGCGCCAGGCACGCTGTCGCTGTCGATCTCGGGCATGACGGCCTATCTGCGCGATCTCGGCCGAGAGATCGCGCGCTCGCTGCCGACCCGAAACCTGTTGATCGTCAACGGCCATGGCGGCAACCGCGGCATCCTCGAAGCGCTCGGCCGCGAATTCCGCGCCGACTTCGGGCTCAACGTCGGCACGTTGCATCTCGGCGCCCTGATCAGCCCTGTGACCGATGCGGCGGTGCCGGAGATTCACGCCGGTCGCGACGAGACGTCGGCGATGCTGGCGCTGGCGCCCGAACTCGTCCGCAAGGAGCGTCTCGCCGACACCAGGGGCCCGTCCAGCGGCGCCGCCATCCACGCGCTGGTGCTCGATCCGGCCACGAGCTGGCCGTGGTCGAGCGACGACAAGCGGATCGCGGAGCAGGGCGTTATTGGCGATGCCCGCGACGCATCGGTCGAGCATGGCCAAGCGATCGTTTCGCGCGTGGTCGATGTGGCCGGCGCGGTGCTGCGGCAGCTTCGTGAGAACCGGAAGGCCTGATTGTTCCTGTTCGCCGGCGCTGCCGTCATTCTCAGTCGGTGCCAGAGCATGTGGCTCTAAAGAGCTGTTATCTCGAAGAAATCGAAATCTTGGGCTGACCTCATCCAGGCCCATCGAACGCTTCAATATGACTCCAAATAGGTGAGTTATCTCTTTGAAATATCGATGTTTAAATCGGTTTCTGTAAGCTCTAACGCGTTCTTAATCCGACAGTTTTATCCATTGGTCCGGACCAAGCGCGAGTGGTGCGTATGCTGGGTCAGGGTCACCCTGCCGCGGAAAAGTTGCGTGCCTACCTCCGGCAGCTGAAACCCGGAGCGCGGGCCCGTTTGATTGCCGAGCTCGAGCGCGGGGTGCTGCACGGCTCGAGCCCTCAGGGCGCCGACATGGTGCTTGCCGAGCTCCGCAGGAGCTTGCGGGAGGGCAGCGTCCGCATCACCCGTTTCGACGACAATGCGCGGCTGTTCTTTCATCCGCTCGAGCCTTTCCTGGTCGATGACGGGCCGGATCACGGGCATCGCGGCCGCATCGCGCGCTCCACGCTCGAGCCCATGTGGCTGTGGATCAACAACACGCTGATGCCCGAGGACGCGCGAGCCTATGCGCTCCTGGTCGACGATGCGATGCTGGCCGGCAACTTCGGCCGCGCCGAACAGGCGGCGCATGAGTTTCAAGACCGCGTGCTGCGACGCGTCCGAGAGGTGCTCGCCACCGCAACCGACCGTGATCGCGGACGTCTCAGCGTCGAGCTCGGGACCTCGCGCGCGGCCGATGACATCAAGACGTTGAGTGAAATCCTGAGCGGCCGCGATGCACTGGCCAAGCTCGGCCAGGAGCTGCCGGGCTACATCGGCACGTTCGGCGGGCCGGTGGCGGATAGCGTCCGGTCGCAGCTCGATGAAACGATCGGAAACCGGGATCATCTCTTCATCTATGCGCTGCTGATCTCGCTGACGCGGCTGGCCGCGCCCTGGCAGCTGATCCGGCTCGCCACCAAAGTGGCCGGCGGTGACGACGCCAAGCGCATCGCTGAGACGCCTTATGCCGTGACGGTCGACATCGTGCTTGAGGAGATCGACCGCCGCGTCCGCGAACTGGCCGGCGATCTCAAGAGTGGCCGCGGCATTGCCGTGTCGGCCCTGCTCAAGGAAATCCACGATTCCCTGCGCGGGCTCCGTTCCGAGCTCGATCTGTCTGGTGATTCAAACTGGAGCCGGCAGCTCGCGACGTTGCACACCGATATCGCCAGGCTTCTCTCCAGCGAAATCGAGCTGATGCCCGGCCGGGTGCGGCGGCTGGTGCGGCCGCGCCCGTCGAAGGAAATCGGGGCCAACTCAAGACTCGATCCGCATGAGGTCGACGAGACCCAGGCGCTGATCGTGTTCGTATTGACCTGCCGGAAATACGCCAGCCAGCTCGCCATCAACGAGGTGACGCAGCGAAGCTTCAACGAATTGCAGCACCTGCTCGACAGCGGCACGCGCGCGCTGCTCGATGCGCTGCGCGTGGCGCCCGTCCATGAGCGGACGTTTCGCCTATCGCAGATCGATGCCGCGGTGCGCTTCTGCGGCAAGGTGTTCGGCCAGGAATACGCCTCGCTGCTCGCGAAGGCAGCCGAAGTGGCGTCTCACGCCGAACGCAAAAGCGCCTGATACATCAGGCCGCGACGCTGATCGTTCCCTTGGTGTTGTCGACCTCGACCGGCGCATGCAGGTATTCGACCTGCGGCGGCGTGCCGTATTTGCCCTCGACAAACTTCCGCCATTCCGGCGTATAGACCTTGTCTGCCGCAGCGCGGCTCTCCCAGACATAGACGCCGCCGACCCTGCGACCGTCCTCGCTCATGAAGTAGGTCTTTCGGATCAGTCCCGGGATGCCCTGGTAATTCGGGGCGGTGGACTCGAAAGTTTTGGTGATTTCGGCAAGCGTTGCGGGCTTCGGCAGCTGAAATGTCGTAATGGTCACGATCATTTTAGACCTCCGGCGAGGGCTTGAGCTTGGTGGACGCGAATTCTTATTTTCGGCCCCGTGGCCGGTGATGTAAACCCAGCGCCATGACACTCTGGTTTGTGATGGCGTTGATGACGGCCGCCGCGATTTTCGCGGTGTTGTGGCCATTGTCGCGGAACAGGCCGCTTGCCTCGGGCAGCGACGTGGCGGTCTATCGCGACCAGCTCGACGAGATCGGGCGCGACCGCGCCGCGGGTCTGATCGGGGAGGCCGAAGCGGAGGCGGCGCGGATCGAGGTGTCGCGCCGGCTGCTCGCGGCGGCGGATGCGCCGGCGGCGGCGCCGGCCGTGGCGAGTTCGAAGCGCCGCCGGGCGGTCGCGGTCGTCGCGTTGGTTCTGCTGCCACTCGGAGCCGCGGGTCTTTATCTGACGCTGGGCTCGCCGGAACTGCCGGGGCAACCGCTCGCGGCGCGGCGCGAAGCGCCAGGGCAACAGTCGATTCCCGAACTCGTCGCCCGGATCGAAGCGCATCTCGAACAGAACCCGGAGGACGGCCGCGGCTGGGAGGTGGTCGGGCCGGTTTATATGCGAATGGGCCGTTACGACGACGCGGTGACGGCGCGGCGCAATGCGCTGAAGTTTCTTGGATCGAGCCCGCAGCGCGAGGCCGATCTCGGCGAAGCGTTGACCGCCGCCGCCAATGGTGTCGTCACCGCCGAAGCGAAAGCAGCGTTCGATCGCGCGCTGAAACTCGACGCCGACGATTTCCGCGGGCGCTATTTTGCGGGGCTTGCCGCCGAGCAGGACGGCCGGCCGAAAGACGCCGCCGAGATCTGGCGCAAGCTTCTGGCCAGCGCGCCGCCGGGTTCCGGATGGGCGGGTTTCGTGCGCGAGTCGCTGGTGCGTGTTGATCCATCTGCCGCGACCGCGGCGCCTGGGCCAAACGCGGCGGATGTGGCTGCGGCTGGCGAGATGTCGCCCGAGCAGCGCGAGACCATGATCCGCGGTATGGTCACGCGGCTGTCGGAGCGTTTGAAGCAGGACGGTTCCGACGTTGACGGCTGGTTGCGCCTGGTGCGCGCCTATACGGTGCTTGGCGAAAAGGATCAGGCGCGGGCCTCTGCGGACGATGCGCGCCGCGCGCTCAACGGCAATGACGATGGGCTCCGCCACTTGGATGAGTTGATCAAGGAACTGGGGCTCGAAGGCTGATATGACGCGCAAGCAACGGCGCCTTGTTCTGATCGGCGGCAGTCTCGGCGTGCTGGCGCTGGCGGCCGGCCTGGTGCTGTCTGCGCTGAAGGACTCCATCGTGTTCTTCAACTCGCCGAGCGACGTCGTGGAAAAGCACATCCAGCCCGGCAGCCGCATTCGCCTCGGCGGGCTGGTCAAGCCGGGTTCGCTCCAGCGCGGCGATCAGCTCGCGGTGCGCTTCGAGGTCACCGACGGCAACAATGCGATGCGGGTGAACTACCAGGGCATCCTGCCGGACCTGTTTCGCGAAGGGCAGGGCGTGATCGCCGAAGGCACGCTCGAACCCGGCAATATGCTCAAGGCGGATTCCGTGCTCGCCAAGCACGATGAGAAGTACATGCCGAAGGAAGTGGCCGACGCGCTGAAGAAGCAGGGCCACTGGCAGGAAGATTACGGGAAGAAGAAATGATCGCAGAGTTCGGTCACTACGCGCTGGTGCTGGCGCTGGGTCTCGCTCTGATCCAATCGATCGTGCCGATGCTCGGCGCAAGATTTCGCGACGACACGCTGATGGGTGTGGCCACTCCCGCCGCGCTCGCCCAGTTTGCTTTCGTCGCCGCATCGTTTGCGGCGCTGACCGCCTGTTATGTCGGCTCGGACTTCTCGGTCAGCAATGTGTTCGAGAATTCGCATTCGGCGATGCCGCTCATCTATAAATTCACTAGCGTGTGGGGGAACCACGAGGGCTCGATGCTGCTCTGGGTCCTGATCCTCGCGTTGTTCGGCGCGCTGGTGGCGGCGTTCGGGAGAAACCTGCCGGCGACGCTGAAGGCCACGGTGCTGGCGGTGCAGTCCTGGATCGCGGCGGCGTTCTATCTGTTCATCCTGGTCACCTCGAATCCGTTCCTGCGGTTGCCGCAGGCTCCGTTCGAAGGGCGCGATCTCAATCCGATCCTGCAGGACTTCGGCCTCGCGGTGCATCCGCCGTTTCTCTATCTCGGCTATGTCGGCTTCTCGATTTCGTTCTCGTTTGCGGTCGCGGCGCTCATTGAGGGGCGCATCGACGCGGCTTGGGCACGCTGGGTGCGGCCGTGGACTCTCGCGGCCTGGATGTTCCTCACCGTCGGCATCGCGATGGGCTCGTACTGGGCCTATTACGAGCTCGGCTGGGGCGGCTTCTGGTTCTGGGATCCGGTTGAGAACGCCTCGTTGATGCCGTGGCTTGCCGGGACCGCGCTGCTGCACTCCGCCGTGGTGATGGAGAAGCGCAACGCGCTGAAGGTCTGGACCATTCTTCTGTCGATCCTGGCGTTCTCGCTGTCGCTGATCGGCACGTTCCTGGTCCGCTCCGGCGTGCTCACCTCTGTGCACAGCTTCGCCAGCGATCCCACGCGCGGCGTGTTCATCCTCGGCATTCTGGTGCTGTTCATCGGCGGCAGCCTCGCGCTCTACGCCTGGCGGGCGCCGATGCTGAAGCAGGGCGGGCTGTTCGCGCCGATCTCGCGCGAGGGCGCGCTGGTGCTCAACAACCTGCTGCTGACTGCGGCCTGCGCCACGGTGTTCTTCGGCACGCTTTATCCTTTGGCGCTCGAGGCTTTTAACGGCGAGAAGATCTCGGTCGGGGCGCCGTTCTTCAATCTGACCTTCGGGCCGATTTTCATTCTGCTGATTCTGGTGTTGCCGCTCGGGCCGCTGCTGCCGTGGAAACGTGCGGATCTGCTCGGCGTCGGGCAGCGGCTGATGGGCGCGGCGGCACTCGCGCTCATCGGTATTGCCGCGACCTTTGCGGCGACCTCCGGCGGGCCGGTGCTGGCGCCGTTCGGCATCGGATTGGCGGTGTTTGCCATGGCCGGCGCGCTGACCGATCTCGTCGAGCGCATGAGCCTGTTCAAGTCGCCGCTTGCCACATCGATCGCTCGGGCGAGGGGCCTGCCGCGCTCGGCCTTCGGCACCGCGCTGGCGCACTTCGGCCTCGGGGTTTCTCTCCTGGGCATCGTCTGCGCCTCGACCTGGGGCACCGAGCGCATCATGTCGATGAAACCCGGCGCGGGCGTTTCGATCAGCTCCTACGATCTGACGTATGAAGGCACGCGGATGCGGCAGGGCGCGAACTATCGCGAGCTCACCGCGAAGTTCACAGTGCGGCAAGGCGGCTCGGCGATCGCCACGATGGAGCCTTCCAAGCGCAGCTTTGGCACGCGGCAGATGACAACCACCGAGGCTGCGCTGCTCACGCGCGGTTTCAGCCAGCTCTATCTGTCGCTGGGCGACGTCGAACAGGATGGCTCGATTGCGATCCGGCTCTATCACAAGCCGCTGGTGCTGCTGATCTGGCTCGGCGCCGTGGTGATGTTTGCCGGTGGCGCCTTGTCGCTGTCCGATCGCCGTCTCCGGATCGGTGCGCCGAAGCCCGCCCGTCGTGCGGTCATGCAGCCGGCGGAGTGAGCGATGCGGGCCGCGGCTCGGACATTCCTGGGTTTGCTGGTCGCGGCGTCCTGCCTGATCGCGTCACCGGCGTTTGCCGTGCAGCCCGACGAAATCCTGCCCGATAAGGCGCTGGAGACGCGGGCACGCGACTTGTCGCGCGAGTTGCGCTGCATGGTCTGTCAGAACCAGTCGATCGATGATTCCGACGCGCCGCTGGCGCGCGATCTCCGGCTCCTGGTGCGTGAGCGGCTCAAGGCCGGCGACAGCGACCAGCAGGTGCTCGACTTCCTGACCGACCGCTACGGGCAGTTCGTGCTGCTCCGGCCGCGCTTCGGCTGGGACACAGCGATCCTCTGGCTCGCCCCCGCCGCGGTGCTGCTGCTCGGCGGCCTGGCCCTCGTTTCGTTCAAGCGAAGGCGCGACCGTAATCCCATTGCGGTCGGCGAAAAGCCTCTGACGGACGCCGAACGGACGCGCCTTGCAGCGCTCCTGGAGCAGGGGCGGCCATCCACGCCGAATTCGCAGTAAGTTGCTGGATTTGTAAGGGAAATCCCTACTTCTCCACCTTACCAAAGATTAATACGGCCGCCACTGCTCGGTAAGGCTCAAGCTCCCATCTTCCGTCCGTACGCGGCGCCCGGCGCCGCCGTCATCAGACGGAAGAACCGATGAACCCGGCCCCTCAAAAGAAAGCGCGCGTTCTGCCCTTGCGCCGCCTTCTGCTGGCCGCCACGGTCGCGACAGTCGCGGTCGGTGGGTTCCTCGCCGTGCCGGCACTGTCTCCCTATACCCCGCTCGCCTATGCGCAGAACCTGTCGCAGGAGGCCGAGCACGTTGCCCGCCCGATCGGCTTTGCTGACATCGTCGAGAAGGTGAAACCTGCGGTGATTTCGGTGCGCGTGAAGATGCGCATGGAAAGCCAGGACCTGAGCGGCGATGAACTGCCGTTCCCCAAGGGTTCGCCGATGGAGCGCTTCTTCAAGCGCTTCGGCACGCCGGAAGGCGGCCCGCAGGCGCCGCGCGGCCGGAAGTTCGGCAGCGCGCAGGGCTCGGGCTTCTTCATCTCCGCCGATGGTTATGCGGTGACCAACAATCACGTGGTCGACAAGGCCACGACCGTCGAGGTTTCGACTGACGACGGCAAGGTGCATAGCGCCAAGGTGATTGGCACCGACTCGCGCACCGACCTGGCGCTGATCAAGGTCGACGGCGACAACTTCCCCTACGTGAAACTTGCCGACGCGCCTCCGCGCATCGGCGACTGGGTGCTCGCGGTCGGCAATCCGTTCGGCCTCGGCGGCACCGTGACAGCAGGGATCGTCTCGGCTCGCGGACGCGACATTGGCGCCGGCCCGTACGACGATTTCCTGCAGATCGATGCACCGGTGAACAAGGGCAATTCCGGCGGACCGACGTTCAACACCGAAGGCAGCGTGATCGGCGTCAACACCGCGATCTTCTCGCCGTCCGGCGGCTCGGTCGGCATCGCCTTCGCGATCCCTGCCGATACCGTGAAGAACGTCGTTGCTCAGCTCAAGGACAAGGGCTCTGTGACGCGCGGCTGGATCGGCGTGCAGATCCAACCGTTGACGCAGGAACTGGCTGACAGCCTCGGCATCAAAAAGGCAGCAGGCGCGCTTGTCGCCGAGCCGCAGAAGGACAGTCCGGCTGTGAAGGCCGGCATCCAGGCCGGTGACGTGATTACCGCCGTTGACGGCAAGCCGGTGATCGACGCGCGCGATCTTGCGCGCCGCATCAGCAGCATGCCGCCGAAGACAACGGTAAAGCTGACCCTTGTCCGCAGCGGTGCCGAGAAGAGCGTCGATCTGACGCTCGGCGAACTGCCGAACGTGAAGGAAGCTCGCGCCGAGTCCGATCAGGGCCGCAAGAGCCGTGATGACGAGCCGCAGCTCGGCCTGTCGCTGACGCCTGGAGAGAGCGACGAGGGCGTGGTCGTGGCGGACGTCGATCCGCAGGGGCCCGCCGCCGACTACGGCTTCAAGCCCGGCGACATCATTCTCGAAGTCGCCGGCAGGACTGTCGCGACGCCGGATCAATTGCACAAGGCGCTGGGCAAGGCCCGGGCCGAAGGCAAACACAGCGTGCTGCTGCGCGTGAAGTCAGAGCAGGGAACCCGTTACGTGGCCATTCCGCTCGGCCACGCTTGAGATGAGAGGCCGCGCCCGGTGGGCGCGGGAAGGAATCGGGCACGTTACGTCGGCATTCGTCGCCCCCGCCGGCGGAGCGAACCCGGGGGACGGGTGAAAACCCGTCCCCGCTTATACCGCCCTTGTTAACGGCATCCGTCGCCCCCGCCGAAGATGAGGGTGGTTGTCGGGAGGCGGCGGAGCGATCCGCCGCCTCCCGTACTGCATTTACGATTGATGAAACTCGGTCGTTCAGCCCAGAGGCGCAAGCCGCCGGAATTGGGTAGAGTGGGGGCGCGAAGCGGAGCGACCCCCAAATGAACTGCCACTCAAGCCGCCATAAGCCAGGCAGCCGCAACTCAAGCGGACCGACATGCGCCTGTTGATTGTCGAAGACGACCGCGACGCGGCCGATTACATCGCCCGCGCTTTTCGAGAAGTGGGGCATGTGGCCGATCAGGCGCCGGACGGCGAGGAGGGCCTGGCCCTCGCACTCGACCGGCAATACGACGTCCTGATCGTGGACCGGATGCTGCCCAAGCGCGACGGGCTGTCAGTCATCGGCGAGCTTCGTGCCAAGGGCATCGAGACCCCGGTGCTGATTCTCTCGGCGCTCGGCCAGGTCGACGACCGCGTGAAGGGGCTGCGGGCCGGCGGCGACGACTACCTGCCTAAGCCCTATTCGTTCTCCGAGTTGCTGGCTCGTGTCGAGGTGCTGGCGCGCCGCCGCGGCGGCCGCAGCGAGGACACGGTCTACCGGGTCGCCGACCTTGAGCTCGACCGGTTGTCGCACCAGGTCAGCCGCGGCAAGGAAGAGATCGTGCTGCAGCCGCGCGAGTTCCGGCTGCTCGAATATCTCATGAAGCATGCCGGGCAGGTCGTCACCCGCACCATGCTGTTGGAGAATGTCTGGGACTATCATTTCGATCCGCAGACCAACGTGATCGACGTGCATATCTCCCGGCTGCGTTCCAAGATCGACAAGGGATTCTCGCAGCCGTTGCTGCACACGGTGCGCGGCGCCGGGTACATGATTCGTGACAAATAACGATGTCGCCATACCAGCAAAGGTTCAGGACCACGACGCTCATGCTGTGACCGTGGCGCGCCCGAGCGCGCTTCCCGCCCGGCTGGTGCCGGCTTGGGTCTGGCCGCGGTTCAACGCGCTCACCAAGCTGTTTCACACCACGCTGTTCAAGCTGACGCTGGTGTATCTGACGATCTTCGCCGTGTTCGCGGCATGTCTCCTCGGCTATTTCGCCTGGAACACGCGGCGGCTGATCACCGAGCAGATCACGCGCACGGTCGACGCCGAGATCACGGGACTTGCCGAGCAATATAACCAGGGCGGCATCCAGCGCCTGGTGCTCGTCATCGACAACCGGGCGCGGCGACCGGGCTCGAGTCTCTATCTCGTCACGACCTTCAGCGGCGACGGCCTTGCCGGCAATGTCGGCGTGCTGGGCGAGGGCGTGCTCGAACATGTCGGCTGGACCGAGACGGTCTATCGCAGGCTCGACGATCCCGAGGGCAGCGAGCACCACGCACTGGTCCGTGTGTTCCAACTGCCGAGCGGATTCCGGCTCCTCGTCGGCCGCGATCTCGAAGAGCGCGAGCGCCTTTACGACGTCATCCTGGCTGCCGGCCAATGGTCGATCGCGGTCGTCATTGTACTGGGTCTTCTCGGCGGCTTTTTTGCCGCGCGTCGCCTGCTGCGCCGTGTCGATGCGATGACCGAAACGTCGAAGACCATCATGGCCGGCGATCTGTCGGGGCGGCTGCCGGTCGCGGGCTCGGAGGACGAGCTCGACCGGCTTGCTGTCAACCTCAACGCCATGCTGGAGCGGATCGAGACTCTGATGCGGGGCTTCAAGGAGGTCTCCGACAACATCGCCCACGATCTCAAGACTCCGCTGACGCGGCTGCACAACCGCGCCGAGGAGGCGTTGCGCTCGGGCAAGAACGACAGCGACTACCGCGCGGCGCTTGAGGGCACGATCGAGGAGTCCGACGACCTGATCCGCACCTTCAATGCGCTCCTCATGATCGCGCGGACCGAATCCGGCCAGTCGAGCACGCCGATGGCGGAATTCGACGCCGCCGAGATGGTGCAGGGCATTGCCGACCTTTACGAACCGCTGGCAGAGGAAAAGGGCCTTGCGTTCCGCGTCGATGCGGAAGGCTTGTTGTCGATGCGCGGCAACCGCGAATTGCTCACCCAGGCGCTCGCCAATCTCGTGGACAACGCCATCAAATACGGTCTTTGCGATGCAGCATCGGCCAACGGCGTGCCGGCCGACGTTGTGGTCAGCGCGGCCAACGACGGTGACAAGATCAAGCTTTGCGTCGCCGACCACGGTCCGGGCGTGCCGGAAGCCGATCGCGACCACGTGGTGCAGCGCTTCGTCCGGCTCGAGCAGAGCCGCACCGAGCCGGGCTCAGGCCTTGGTTTGAGCCTGGTATCCGCCGTGGCGCATCTGCACGGCGGCGAATTGAAGCTCGAAGACAACAATCCCGGATTGAAAGCCTGCCTGATATTGCCGCGGAACGGCCGTCAATTGCCCGCGCGCTAGAACCGCGACACGAGCGCATGGTCAATTAACCGCGGTGCGGTTATGACAGGCGCATGGTCCGGGGCGTCAAGAAGCCATCCAAACCGGCGAACGAGCCGGTTCGGTCAAGCAACACGGGGCAGGGACTCGCATTTGCGGTCGGCGATGCGCCGTGTCTTGCCGATCCGAAAGCTGCGCGGGACCGCCTGAGCGAATGGCTGTCCGAGATCGGCAGCGGTGCGGCTGGCAAATCGATCAAGCAGCTGATCGGTGAGGCGCCAGGCCTCGAAGCGCTGCTGCTCGGCCTCGCCGATGGATCGCCCTACCTCTGGGATCTCGCGACCGCCGAACCGGACCGCTTGTTGACGGTGCTGACCGCCGAACCAGGCGGGCATCTCGCTGCGCTGCTGGCGAAATCCGCGAAGGCCGTGGCCACGGCCGCGGACGAAGCCACAGCGATGCAACTCCTGCGGCGGATGAAGGCCGAGGCCGCGCTGTTGATAGCGATGGCCGACATCGGCGGCGTCTGGCCGGTGATGCGGACCACGCAGGCGCTGACCGAGGTCGCCGACACGGCGGTGAGTTCGGCGGTGCGCTATCTGCTTCGCGAGGCGGCCGCGAACGGCAAGCTCAAACCTGCCGCCCCCGACGCACCGGAGGCGGACAGCGGCTACATCGTGCTCGCCATGGGCAAGATGGGCGCTTATGAGCTGAACTATTCCAGCGATATCGACCTCATCGTGTTCTACGACCGCGAGGCGCCGGCGCTGGTCGACAAGGACAACGCCACGACGTTCCACGTGCGCATCACGCGGGGGGTGGTGAAGCTCCTGCAAGAGCGCACCGCCGACGGCTATGTGTTCCGTGTCGATCTGAGGCTGCGGCCCGATCCGGCCTCGACGCAGATCGCGGTCTCCGTGGAATCCGCGCTGAACTACTACAGCAGCGTCGGCCAGAACTGGGAGCGCGCCGCGATGATCAAGGCGCGGGTCTGCGCCGGCGACGTCAAGGCCGGCGAGGATATCCTGGCGCAGCTGTCGCCGTTCATCTGGCGCAAGTATCTCGACTTCGCCGCGGTCGCCGAGATCGAGTCGCTGAAGCGGCAGATCCACGCCTATCGCGGCCACGCCGATATCGCGGTCGAGGGCCACAACATCAAGCTCGGGCGCGGCGGCATCCGCGAGATCGAGTTCTTCGTGCAGACTCAGCAGCTCGTTGCCGGTGGCCGGCATCCCGAGTTGCGCGGCCGCCAAACGCTGCCGATGCTGACA
The Rhodoplanes sp. Z2-YC6860 genome window above contains:
- a CDS encoding GTP cyclohydrolase II; translation: MNSSGEALLCLPVEGLDKSRLTAFRALCAPIVPRLVLTGFRARSLGIDTDEPVALEMMDDVDANQILTLSAEAVSNHAFLPEPAGKAAGAAIELVKLAQILPAVLVADTTVGALASHNPPVVTVEANVVARFRAEATQSLTIAGEAHVPLNSGVRTRFVVFRDLLGDDSVAVIVGTPDLSKPVPVRLHSACLTGDVFGSRRCDCGDQLKLALARLQEAGGGVILYLAQEGRGLGLANKMRTYKLQDAGLDTVDANTTLGFDDDERDYGVAVRMLQMLGCTRIVLMTNNPAKLDGLSKAGIEITDRMPIETPINSDNRRYLAAKAVRAGHQLGHVIASLNETSESDEPVGS
- a CDS encoding creatininase family protein, whose translation is MAAGRRALGHLTFQEVRSSLRETSILCLPMGSMEQHGPHLPLNTDSVLAEALTGKIVERWGETLDLWQLPVVSAGLSREHDWAPGTLSLSISGMTAYLRDLGREIARSLPTRNLLIVNGHGGNRGILEALGREFRADFGLNVGTLHLGALISPVTDAAVPEIHAGRDETSAMLALAPELVRKERLADTRGPSSGAAIHALVLDPATSWPWSSDDKRIAEQGVIGDARDASVEHGQAIVSRVVDVAGAVLRQLRENRKA
- a CDS encoding YdhR family protein, which codes for MIVTITTFQLPKPATLAEITKTFESTAPNYQGIPGLIRKTYFMSEDGRRVGGVYVWESRAAADKVYTPEWRKFVEGKYGTPPQVEYLHAPVEVDNTKGTISVAA
- the ccmI gene encoding c-type cytochrome biogenesis protein CcmI, whose protein sequence is MTLWFVMALMTAAAIFAVLWPLSRNRPLASGSDVAVYRDQLDEIGRDRAAGLIGEAEAEAARIEVSRRLLAAADAPAAAPAVASSKRRRAVAVVALVLLPLGAAGLYLTLGSPELPGQPLAARREAPGQQSIPELVARIEAHLEQNPEDGRGWEVVGPVYMRMGRYDDAVTARRNALKFLGSSPQREADLGEALTAAANGVVTAEAKAAFDRALKLDADDFRGRYFAGLAAEQDGRPKDAAEIWRKLLASAPPGSGWAGFVRESLVRVDPSAATAAPGPNAADVAAAGEMSPEQRETMIRGMVTRLSERLKQDGSDVDGWLRLVRAYTVLGEKDQARASADDARRALNGNDDGLRHLDELIKELGLEG
- the ccmE gene encoding cytochrome c maturation protein CcmE produces the protein MTRKQRRLVLIGGSLGVLALAAGLVLSALKDSIVFFNSPSDVVEKHIQPGSRIRLGGLVKPGSLQRGDQLAVRFEVTDGNNAMRVNYQGILPDLFREGQGVIAEGTLEPGNMLKADSVLAKHDEKYMPKEVADALKKQGHWQEDYGKKK
- a CDS encoding heme lyase CcmF/NrfE family subunit — encoded protein: MIAEFGHYALVLALGLALIQSIVPMLGARFRDDTLMGVATPAALAQFAFVAASFAALTACYVGSDFSVSNVFENSHSAMPLIYKFTSVWGNHEGSMLLWVLILALFGALVAAFGRNLPATLKATVLAVQSWIAAAFYLFILVTSNPFLRLPQAPFEGRDLNPILQDFGLAVHPPFLYLGYVGFSISFSFAVAALIEGRIDAAWARWVRPWTLAAWMFLTVGIAMGSYWAYYELGWGGFWFWDPVENASLMPWLAGTALLHSAVVMEKRNALKVWTILLSILAFSLSLIGTFLVRSGVLTSVHSFASDPTRGVFILGILVLFIGGSLALYAWRAPMLKQGGLFAPISREGALVLNNLLLTAACATVFFGTLYPLALEAFNGEKISVGAPFFNLTFGPIFILLILVLPLGPLLPWKRADLLGVGQRLMGAAALALIGIAATFAATSGGPVLAPFGIGLAVFAMAGALTDLVERMSLFKSPLATSIARARGLPRSAFGTALAHFGLGVSLLGIVCASTWGTERIMSMKPGAGVSISSYDLTYEGTRMRQGANYRELTAKFTVRQGGSAIATMEPSKRSFGTRQMTTTEAALLTRGFSQLYLSLGDVEQDGSIAIRLYHKPLVLLIWLGAVVMFAGGALSLSDRRLRIGAPKPARRAVMQPAE
- a CDS encoding cytochrome c-type biogenesis protein, with translation MRAAARTFLGLLVAASCLIASPAFAVQPDEILPDKALETRARDLSRELRCMVCQNQSIDDSDAPLARDLRLLVRERLKAGDSDQQVLDFLTDRYGQFVLLRPRFGWDTAILWLAPAAVLLLGGLALVSFKRRRDRNPIAVGEKPLTDAERTRLAALLEQGRPSTPNSQ
- a CDS encoding Do family serine endopeptidase, which translates into the protein MNPAPQKKARVLPLRRLLLAATVATVAVGGFLAVPALSPYTPLAYAQNLSQEAEHVARPIGFADIVEKVKPAVISVRVKMRMESQDLSGDELPFPKGSPMERFFKRFGTPEGGPQAPRGRKFGSAQGSGFFISADGYAVTNNHVVDKATTVEVSTDDGKVHSAKVIGTDSRTDLALIKVDGDNFPYVKLADAPPRIGDWVLAVGNPFGLGGTVTAGIVSARGRDIGAGPYDDFLQIDAPVNKGNSGGPTFNTEGSVIGVNTAIFSPSGGSVGIAFAIPADTVKNVVAQLKDKGSVTRGWIGVQIQPLTQELADSLGIKKAAGALVAEPQKDSPAVKAGIQAGDVITAVDGKPVIDARDLARRISSMPPKTTVKLTLVRSGAEKSVDLTLGELPNVKEARAESDQGRKSRDDEPQLGLSLTPGESDEGVVVADVDPQGPAADYGFKPGDIILEVAGRTVATPDQLHKALGKARAEGKHSVLLRVKSEQGTRYVAIPLGHA